Proteins encoded by one window of Dietzia sp. B32:
- the cobO gene encoding cob(I)yrinic acid a,c-diamide adenosyltransferase yields the protein MPKGQPEIVPDDGLSTRQRRNRPLVMVHTGPGKGKSTAAFGLAMRAWNQGWDIGVFQFVKSAKWRIGEQTVMERLARLHDETGEGGPVEWHKMGSGWSWSRKDGTEDDHAADAAEGWAEIKRRLADERHDLYLLDEFTYPMKWGWVDVDDVVATLANRPGRQHVVITGRDADPRLLEVADLVTEMGKVKHPMDAGQKGQRGIEW from the coding sequence ATGCCCAAGGGACAGCCGGAGATCGTGCCCGACGACGGGCTCAGCACCCGCCAACGCCGCAACCGGCCGCTGGTCATGGTCCACACCGGGCCCGGCAAGGGAAAGTCCACCGCCGCGTTCGGCCTGGCGATGCGCGCCTGGAACCAGGGCTGGGACATCGGGGTGTTCCAGTTCGTCAAGTCCGCCAAGTGGCGCATCGGCGAGCAGACCGTCATGGAACGCCTCGCCCGCCTGCACGACGAGACCGGCGAGGGCGGGCCCGTCGAGTGGCACAAGATGGGCTCGGGGTGGTCGTGGTCGCGCAAGGACGGCACCGAGGACGACCACGCCGCCGACGCCGCCGAAGGATGGGCCGAGATCAAGCGGCGCCTCGCCGACGAGCGGCACGACCTCTACCTGCTCGACGAGTTCACCTATCCCATGAAATGGGGCTGGGTGGATGTCGACGACGTGGTCGCCACCCTCGCGAACCGCCCCGGCCGGCAACACGTGGTGATCACCGGCCGCGACGCCGACCCCCGGCTGCTCGAGGTCGCCGACCTGGTCACCGAGATGGGCAAGGTCAAGCACCCGATGGACGCCGGGCAGAAGGGGCAGCGGGGCATCGAATGGTGA
- a CDS encoding cobyrinate a,c-diamide synthase, protein MVTELPRIVVAAPASGHGKTTVATGLMAALRRTGLEVSGHKVGPDYIDPGYHALATGRAGRNLDPHLVGEERIVPLLLHGAGAGGGAGGTGIGAGRPADVAVIEGVMGLYDGHIGGDGFASTAHVAALTGTPVVLVVDISHASRSIAAVVLGMASFDPAVRIAGVVLNKAGSVRHSDEVRRALAPLGIPVLGVLQRDDDVTAPSRHLGLVPAAERPEAARSLDHLAGKVAASIDLEAVMRIAREAPPLAGEAWSAGAALGGIGTGGVGAGRGTAVDDRAHEVDDDEVRPLIAVAGGRAFTFRYAETVELLEAAGCSVAPFDPLADETLPETTAGIYLGGGFPEVHAADLAANAPMLGALRAATMAGTPTVAECAGLLYLCRTLDGTPMVGAVDADAAMAPRLTLAYRRSTAVADSVLATAGTEVTGHEFHRTAVNPPAGAAGSRADESGAAPAWTSSAGPEGFVSGSVHASYLHTHWAGHPAMAARFAAHARRFATARRPARLG, encoded by the coding sequence ATGGTGACCGAGCTGCCGCGCATCGTGGTGGCCGCACCGGCGTCGGGGCACGGCAAGACCACCGTCGCGACCGGCCTCATGGCGGCGCTACGCCGCACCGGGCTGGAGGTCTCGGGGCACAAGGTGGGCCCCGACTACATCGACCCCGGGTACCACGCTCTGGCCACCGGGCGGGCGGGCCGCAATCTGGACCCGCACCTGGTGGGCGAGGAGCGGATCGTGCCGCTGCTGCTGCACGGCGCCGGCGCGGGAGGGGGCGCGGGCGGGACCGGGATCGGCGCCGGGCGGCCCGCCGACGTCGCGGTGATCGAGGGCGTCATGGGCCTGTACGACGGGCACATCGGCGGCGACGGGTTCGCCTCCACCGCCCACGTCGCCGCGCTCACCGGGACCCCCGTCGTGCTGGTGGTGGACATCTCCCACGCCTCGCGCAGCATCGCCGCGGTGGTGCTGGGGATGGCCTCCTTCGACCCGGCTGTGCGGATCGCCGGGGTGGTGCTCAACAAGGCTGGCTCGGTCCGCCACTCCGACGAGGTCCGACGCGCGCTGGCGCCCCTCGGCATCCCGGTGCTGGGTGTCCTCCAGCGCGACGACGACGTCACCGCCCCCTCCCGCCATCTCGGCCTGGTCCCCGCCGCCGAACGCCCGGAGGCCGCGCGCTCGCTCGACCACCTGGCCGGGAAGGTGGCCGCGTCGATCGACCTGGAGGCCGTCATGCGGATCGCGCGTGAGGCGCCGCCGCTGGCGGGCGAGGCGTGGTCGGCGGGAGCAGCGTTGGGCGGCATCGGCACTGGTGGTGTCGGCGCGGGCCGAGGCACGGCGGTGGATGACCGGGCCCACGAGGTCGACGACGACGAGGTCCGCCCGCTCATCGCCGTGGCCGGTGGCCGGGCCTTCACCTTCCGCTACGCCGAGACGGTCGAGTTGCTCGAGGCGGCCGGTTGCTCGGTCGCGCCGTTCGACCCGCTGGCCGACGAGACACTTCCCGAGACCACTGCGGGGATCTACCTCGGGGGCGGGTTCCCCGAGGTGCACGCCGCGGACCTCGCCGCCAACGCGCCGATGCTGGGGGCGCTGCGCGCGGCGACGATGGCCGGGACGCCAACGGTCGCCGAGTGCGCGGGCCTGCTCTACCTCTGTCGCACCCTCGACGGGACGCCGATGGTCGGTGCGGTCGACGCCGACGCGGCCATGGCCCCGCGGCTCACGCTGGCCTACCGCCGGTCGACCGCCGTCGCCGACAGTGTCCTGGCGACCGCCGGCACCGAGGTCACCGGCCACGAGTTCCACCGCACGGCCGTGAACCCGCCCGCCGGCGCGGCGGGCTCGCGCGCGGACGAATCGGGAGCAGCTCCCGCATGGACCAGCAGCGCCGGACCGGAGGGCTTCGTCAGCGGGTCGGTCCACGCGTCCTACCTACACACGCACTGGGCGGGGCATCCGGCGATGGCGGCCCGGTTCGCGGCGCACGCGCGGCGCTTCGCCACCGCGCGTCGGCCCGCCCGACTCGGCTAG
- a CDS encoding cobalt-precorrin-6A reductase: MSVLILGGTAEARDLAVLLQEGGLRFSSSLAGRVARPRLPVGEVRVGGFGGIDGLRRHLTEAGVTAVVDATHPFAAGISANAAAACAAAEVPLLRLERPGWVAAPGADGWHWVDDHDEAAATASRVGRRPFLTIGRQSLDRFVGPLAEHHALVRVVDPPEVELPASWRLLLNRGPYSVEGERELFADHGVDVLVTKDSGGGHTWSKMAVADELGVPVVVVRRPGSAPGVPVVGSAAAAAEWASVAD, from the coding sequence ATGAGCGTGCTGATCCTCGGCGGCACCGCCGAGGCCCGCGACCTCGCCGTCCTGCTGCAGGAGGGCGGCCTGCGGTTCTCCTCGTCTCTGGCGGGCCGGGTCGCGCGGCCCCGGTTGCCGGTGGGGGAGGTGCGCGTCGGCGGGTTCGGCGGCATCGACGGGCTCCGGCGGCACCTCACGGAGGCCGGCGTCACCGCGGTCGTGGACGCCACCCACCCCTTCGCCGCCGGCATCTCGGCCAATGCCGCAGCCGCCTGCGCGGCCGCAGAGGTCCCGCTGCTGCGCCTCGAGCGACCGGGGTGGGTCGCCGCCCCCGGTGCGGACGGCTGGCACTGGGTGGACGACCACGACGAGGCCGCCGCTACCGCGTCCCGCGTGGGCCGGCGGCCGTTCCTCACGATCGGCCGGCAGTCGCTGGACAGGTTCGTCGGCCCGCTCGCCGAGCACCACGCGCTCGTCAGGGTGGTGGACCCGCCGGAGGTGGAGCTGCCCGCGTCGTGGCGACTGCTGCTGAACCGCGGCCCCTACTCGGTGGAGGGTGAGCGCGAGCTCTTCGCCGACCACGGCGTGGACGTGCTGGTCACCAAGGACTCGGGCGGCGGTCACACGTGGTCGAAGATGGCCGTGGCCGACGAGCTCGGCGTACCGGTCGTGGTGGTGCGGCGGCCCGGGTCCGCGCCGGGCGTTCCGGTGGTGGGCAGTGCCGCTGCCGCCGCGGAGTGGGCCAGCGTCGCTGACTGA
- a CDS encoding cobyric acid synthase, with product MVASLLIAGTTSDSGKSVVATALCRAFARRGIDVAPFKAQNMSNNSMVVAAPRRTGPHGTGPDGTAEIGRAQWIQALAAGVAPEPAMNPVLLKPGGDRRSHVVVMGQPAGSVSSRDFVDGRAHLADAAFAAYSDLASRHELVICEGAGSPTEINLRSSDYVNMGLARHADMPVVVVGDIDRGGVFAALYGTVALLEPADQRLVAGFVINKFRGDPTLLAPGLRQIEDLTGRPVHGVLPWNPDLWLDSEDALAVGPRAADAAATLRVAVIRLPRISNFTDVDALGLEADVDLEYVTEPRDLAGADLVVVPGTRATLDDLAWLCARGLDRALTSHVERGGAVLGICGGFQMLGGEISDPDGIEGEPGARVTGLGLLPATTRFGAEKVLRLPTGRALGQDVGGYEIHHGRVSVGGGAERVDDDEEFPGGARRGRVFGTMWHGTLESDGFRSALLAEVVGGCGGVGRARPASSVSFARAREARLDLLADLAEEHLDLDALLELARSGAPELPLLPPGADR from the coding sequence ATGGTCGCCTCCCTGCTCATCGCCGGTACGACCTCGGATTCTGGGAAGAGCGTCGTGGCCACCGCGCTGTGTCGGGCGTTCGCCCGACGCGGCATCGACGTGGCCCCGTTCAAGGCCCAGAACATGTCCAACAACTCGATGGTGGTCGCCGCCCCTCGCCGCACAGGTCCGCACGGCACAGGCCCGGACGGCACCGCCGAGATCGGGCGCGCGCAGTGGATCCAGGCCCTGGCCGCGGGCGTGGCCCCGGAGCCGGCGATGAACCCTGTGCTCCTCAAGCCCGGTGGCGACCGGCGTAGCCACGTGGTGGTGATGGGACAGCCGGCCGGGTCGGTGTCCTCCCGCGACTTCGTCGACGGACGGGCCCACCTGGCCGACGCCGCGTTCGCCGCCTACTCCGACCTCGCCTCCCGCCACGAGCTCGTCATCTGCGAGGGAGCCGGCAGCCCCACCGAGATCAACCTGCGCTCGAGCGACTACGTCAACATGGGGCTGGCCCGTCACGCGGACATGCCCGTCGTCGTGGTGGGGGACATCGACCGCGGAGGCGTTTTCGCCGCCCTCTACGGCACGGTCGCGCTGCTCGAGCCCGCCGATCAGCGGCTGGTCGCCGGGTTCGTCATCAACAAGTTCCGCGGCGACCCGACGCTGCTGGCCCCCGGGCTGCGGCAGATCGAGGACCTCACCGGCCGGCCGGTCCACGGGGTGCTGCCCTGGAATCCCGACCTCTGGCTGGACTCGGAGGACGCCCTCGCGGTGGGTCCCCGCGCCGCCGACGCCGCCGCCACCCTGCGGGTGGCCGTGATCCGTCTGCCGCGGATCAGCAACTTCACCGACGTCGACGCCCTCGGCCTGGAGGCGGACGTCGATCTGGAGTACGTCACGGAGCCCCGCGACCTCGCGGGGGCGGACCTCGTCGTCGTCCCCGGGACCCGCGCCACCCTCGACGACCTCGCCTGGCTCTGCGCCCGGGGCCTCGACCGGGCGCTCACCTCCCACGTCGAGCGCGGCGGCGCGGTGCTGGGGATTTGTGGCGGCTTCCAGATGCTCGGCGGGGAGATCTCCGACCCGGACGGCATCGAGGGCGAGCCCGGCGCGCGGGTGACCGGCCTCGGACTGCTTCCCGCCACCACTCGCTTCGGCGCCGAGAAGGTCCTGCGACTGCCCACCGGACGTGCGCTGGGTCAGGACGTGGGCGGGTATGAGATCCACCACGGCAGGGTGAGCGTCGGCGGCGGGGCCGAGCGGGTCGACGACGACGAGGAGTTCCCCGGCGGAGCCCGGCGGGGCCGCGTGTTCGGCACCATGTGGCACGGAACCCTCGAATCGGACGGCTTCCGGTCGGCGCTGCTGGCCGAGGTCGTCGGCGGCTGTGGCGGCGTGGGTCGTGCGCGCCCGGCGTCATCGGTGAGCTTCGCGCGGGCCCGCGAGGCCCGCCTCGACCTGCTGGCCGATCTCGCCGAGGAGCACCTCGACCTGGACGCGCTTCTCGAGTTGGCCCGCTCGGGTGCTCCGGAGCTGCCGCTGCTGCCGCCGGGGGCGGACCGATGA
- a CDS encoding carboxylesterase/lipase family protein: MTDVEIALSTGRVKGTDLGDVVRYYGIPYAEDPVGDLRFAAPVRREPWPGVRDATRPAATAQRLRFDPDPAIPEPIVAGTDILHVDVWAPAQGTGHPVLVWIHGGGWESGSSHQPWFDGTAFARAGIVVVSVGYRLGVEGFTAFPDAPDNRGVRDWIMALEWVRDEIAAFGGDPGQVTVSGQSAGGGAVLCLLASPLAAGLFHRGIASSPAVLRSPAAQAPKGTTAAELAAGGRGAVDEFHRRLRKDNPFLMPFRPTVGDDTVPVPPLEGIGSGPGLDLPLLIGSTATEFEGVVRALPGPALVPGAAMILRSQELPTTGLRALARQSAGKSLRRAVGAVVDAATIHSTVVRAAETRVAAGAPTWVYDFRWAEGRGAVHCADLPFFWSVPEAANVRAYLGADAPPELVDAMHRSWVDFVRSGDPGSPPYEAPGRRVQVWDDPPAVVEDGLADVRAVWWPAGGS; encoded by the coding sequence ATGACCGACGTCGAGATCGCGCTGTCCACCGGCCGCGTCAAGGGCACCGATCTGGGGGATGTGGTCCGCTACTACGGCATTCCGTACGCCGAGGACCCCGTCGGCGACCTGCGGTTCGCCGCCCCGGTCCGCCGCGAACCGTGGCCGGGCGTCCGCGACGCCACCCGGCCGGCGGCCACCGCGCAGCGGCTGCGCTTCGACCCCGATCCGGCGATCCCCGAGCCGATCGTCGCCGGCACGGACATCCTGCACGTCGACGTGTGGGCTCCCGCCCAGGGCACGGGCCACCCGGTGCTGGTGTGGATCCACGGCGGCGGCTGGGAGTCCGGATCGTCGCACCAGCCCTGGTTCGACGGGACCGCCTTCGCGCGCGCCGGGATCGTCGTGGTCTCGGTGGGCTACCGCCTGGGCGTCGAGGGGTTCACCGCGTTCCCCGACGCCCCGGACAACCGCGGGGTGCGGGATTGGATCATGGCCCTGGAGTGGGTCCGCGACGAGATCGCGGCGTTCGGCGGCGACCCCGGGCAGGTCACGGTGTCGGGTCAGTCGGCGGGCGGCGGGGCGGTGCTCTGCCTGCTCGCCTCGCCGTTGGCGGCCGGCCTGTTCCACCGGGGGATCGCCTCGTCGCCCGCGGTACTGCGATCGCCCGCCGCTCAGGCACCCAAGGGGACGACCGCCGCGGAGTTGGCCGCCGGCGGCCGGGGTGCCGTCGACGAGTTCCACCGGCGCCTGCGCAAGGACAATCCCTTCCTCATGCCGTTCCGGCCGACGGTCGGCGACGACACCGTCCCGGTCCCGCCCCTGGAGGGCATCGGGAGCGGTCCCGGGCTCGACCTGCCACTGCTCATCGGCTCCACGGCCACGGAGTTCGAGGGGGTCGTCCGGGCCCTCCCCGGGCCGGCGCTGGTGCCGGGTGCCGCGATGATCCTGCGGTCCCAGGAGCTGCCCACCACCGGACTGCGCGCGCTGGCCAGGCAGTCGGCGGGCAAGTCGCTGCGCCGGGCGGTGGGGGCGGTGGTCGACGCCGCGACCATCCACTCGACCGTCGTGCGGGCGGCGGAGACCCGGGTGGCCGCCGGCGCGCCCACCTGGGTGTACGACTTCCGCTGGGCCGAGGGCCGCGGCGCCGTCCACTGCGCGGACCTGCCGTTCTTCTGGTCGGTTCCGGAAGCCGCGAACGTGCGGGCCTACCTCGGAGCGGATGCGCCGCCGGAGCTCGTCGATGCGATGCACCGGTCGTGGGTCGACTTCGTCCGCTCCGGGGACCCGGGGTCCCCGCCCTACGAGGCCCCCGGGAGGCGCGTGCAGGTGTGGGATGACCCTCCCGCTGTCGTCGAGGACGGACTGGCCGATGTCCGCGCGGTCTGGTGGCCCGCCGGAGGCTCCTGA
- a CDS encoding nuclear transport factor 2 family protein — translation MTSDRDLIIERLADVAAALDSRDWAGLGELFTESATGYGATGRQAIVERVREHLGGCGPSQHLLGNHRVQLAFHGDEDRARSLTYARVLHLGAGDRSDLSYECFGEYSDLWTRTPDGWRIDSRRFHISFDRGDFRTLQPG, via the coding sequence ATGACGAGTGACAGGGACCTGATCATCGAGCGTCTGGCCGACGTGGCCGCAGCGTTGGACTCACGTGACTGGGCCGGGCTGGGCGAGCTGTTCACCGAGTCCGCGACCGGGTACGGCGCGACCGGTCGGCAGGCGATCGTCGAGAGGGTCAGGGAGCACCTCGGGGGCTGCGGACCATCCCAGCACCTGTTGGGCAACCATCGGGTGCAGCTCGCCTTCCATGGAGACGAGGACCGGGCGCGGAGCCTCACGTATGCGCGGGTCCTCCACCTCGGCGCCGGGGACCGGTCCGATCTGTCCTACGAGTGCTTCGGCGAGTACTCGGACCTGTGGACCCGGACGCCGGACGGCTGGCGGATCGACTCGAGGAGGTTCCACATCAGCTTCGACCGAGGCGATTTCCGGACACTCCAACCGGGCTGA
- a CDS encoding HNH endonuclease signature motif containing protein: protein MVTTTSSLFAVPEPLGMVDMEAVSEAARAATLAQNRAGATRLEAAHVLVDQFARSAQAQADEGGAGAGSRRPAYARLDPEARARDHLVAACQLTCWHAARLVTAGTQIHRRLPRLRSTVDRGLLPEQVAVDIACRLAEVPDAIVSAVEDEVVARFTDDLDGGDRPTRNAVDSAIDDAVERHDPAAAQDAAAAAAATRSVRFRGDRNGMATMWAKLTAADAELLRRRIETDASAASADGLDGSLDQLRADALAALAVYPPAGGPSATSPGPGSGSGPGSGSDPAPASEYDGIELGDVRLGADLPRPTLGNAARAGQPIRISVIASAARGLPNRVEFVHGTYSSVEWLCTELLEGDDASVRFELIDPAPGVLDSPEHALRYVITPAMAERIRMRDGTCRHPGCSVPAEACDVDHVIAFNTKDPELGGPTTEWNLVCLCRKHHREKTFGTNAYRSGPLGELVIITDTGHEHRTRPKGPLARARDAIWEREWNAFADRIVADDGTLINPPGQDRYGPRRRPA, encoded by the coding sequence ATGGTGACGACGACGAGTTCGCTGTTCGCCGTACCCGAGCCCCTCGGCATGGTCGACATGGAGGCTGTCAGCGAGGCGGCCCGTGCCGCGACGCTGGCGCAGAACCGTGCCGGGGCCACGCGGCTCGAGGCGGCACACGTCCTGGTCGACCAGTTCGCCCGGTCCGCCCAGGCCCAGGCGGACGAGGGAGGCGCCGGCGCCGGGTCGCGTCGGCCCGCGTACGCCCGGCTGGATCCGGAGGCCCGGGCCCGCGATCACCTCGTGGCGGCGTGTCAGCTCACGTGCTGGCACGCCGCGCGGTTGGTGACGGCCGGGACGCAGATCCACCGCCGGCTGCCCCGTCTGCGATCCACGGTCGACCGCGGGCTGCTGCCCGAGCAGGTGGCGGTCGATATCGCGTGTCGCCTGGCGGAGGTGCCCGACGCGATCGTGTCGGCCGTGGAGGACGAGGTGGTCGCGCGCTTCACGGACGATCTCGACGGTGGCGACCGGCCGACCCGCAACGCGGTGGACTCGGCGATCGATGACGCCGTGGAGCGACACGACCCGGCTGCCGCGCAGGACGCCGCCGCAGCGGCGGCCGCCACCCGCTCGGTCCGATTCCGCGGCGACCGGAACGGCATGGCCACGATGTGGGCCAAGCTCACCGCCGCCGATGCCGAACTCCTCCGTCGTCGCATCGAGACCGATGCGTCGGCCGCCTCGGCGGACGGACTGGACGGTTCCCTGGACCAGCTCCGCGCCGACGCCCTCGCCGCGCTCGCCGTCTATCCGCCTGCTGGTGGCCCGTCCGCGACCAGCCCCGGCCCCGGCTCCGGCTCCGGCCCCGGCTCCGGCTCCGACCCGGCCCCTGCGTCCGAGTACGACGGCATCGAACTCGGCGACGTCAGGCTCGGGGCGGACCTCCCCCGGCCCACGCTGGGCAACGCCGCGCGGGCCGGTCAGCCGATCCGCATCAGCGTGATCGCCTCCGCGGCCCGGGGCCTGCCCAACCGCGTCGAGTTCGTCCACGGCACGTACAGCAGCGTCGAATGGCTCTGCACGGAACTGCTCGAGGGCGACGACGCGAGCGTGCGGTTCGAGCTCATCGACCCCGCCCCCGGCGTGCTCGACTCCCCCGAGCACGCCCTGCGCTACGTGATCACCCCGGCGATGGCCGAGCGAATCCGCATGCGCGACGGGACCTGCCGCCACCCGGGATGCTCGGTTCCCGCCGAGGCCTGCGACGTGGACCATGTGATCGCGTTCAACACGAAGGACCCCGAGCTCGGCGGGCCGACCACCGAGTGGAACCTCGTCTGCCTGTGCCGCAAACACCACCGGGAGAAGACGTTCGGGACCAATGCCTACCGGTCCGGGCCGTTGGGTGAACTCGTCATCATCACCGACACCGGACACGAACACCGCACCAGACCCAAGGGCCCCTTGGCCCGTGCCCGTGACGCCATCTGGGAACGCGAGTGGAACGCCTTCGCCGACCGCATCGTCGCCGACGACGGCACACTCATCAATCCGCCGGGTCAGGACAGGTACGGACCCCGCAGACGGCCGGCCTGA